A window of the Megalopta genalis isolate 19385.01 chromosome 2, iyMegGena1_principal, whole genome shotgun sequence genome harbors these coding sequences:
- the MED9 gene encoding mediator complex subunit 9: MESAELSEEVPLRGQYTVDDLEIEILPLIYEIIRSVEKDPHDTTQKAKESQDTSHKILELQKKLDSARAQIKRLPGIEYSKEEQLQKLETLRKQLRLKRELLLKYRNMCTFEVPKV, encoded by the exons ATGGAGTCAGCAGAATTATCAGAAGAGGTCCCTCTACGCGGGCAATATACAGTAGATGATTTAGAAATTGAGATACTACCACTTATATACGAAATAATTCGTAG cGTCGAGAAAGATCCACATGATACTACACAAAAAGCCAAAGAATCCCAAGATACAAGTCATAAAATATTAGAGCTTCAAAAAAAATTAGATTCTGCAAGGGCACAG ATTAAAAGGCTACCAGGAATAGAATACAGTAAAGAGgaacaattacaaaaattagaaacaCTTCGCAAACAGCTTCGGCTTAAACGAGAACTTTTATTGAAATATCGTAATATGTGCACATTTGAAGTTCCAAAAGTGTAA
- the LOC117227999 gene encoding uncharacterized protein LOC117227999 isoform X1, which yields MSHTKTKSEKRNVATQTHDTMLEIARLEEQVKLLTIENGRLSKNSVGESSISVRGCQCKSKCATKRCGCFRKNISCSELCKCGNSVCKNQKNVEEKEENLENIEVRNDQVEIKQIKNKNLIAPYKGLFSPDNTSTPSLKHYKLSPLQFSSRKYKLFKNDEEEETPEQIEEIRDEKKSAKHKTEQKNSKNFVTEKKNRQKNEVSSNHIRKLRSYSNEEKRKKKEMETEKETLTRCKSSEIKGIINDKMNYVEKNTNDYIQHIKDDMLSLRCIDSNKNVSCEYETQENDYKAVSKTDDKEVLRQLSKSIDQEQQNHSKSEILEDNFDPMKPKYELQRTPTNTDCKHNVESHSISPVPFPVLVVNQDEELPIPKEFNQAEVNWEEYQAQLVACNKCKRRFHPCRIQKHQACCKKV from the exons ATGTCACACACAAAAACCAAAAG TGAAAAGAGAAATGTAGCAACACAAACACACGATACAATGTTGGAGATAGCACGTCTTGAGGAACAAGTGAAGCTTCTCACCATTGAAAACGGTCGTCTGAGTAAGAATAGTGTTGGAGAATCATCAATTTCTGTGCGTGGATGTCAATGTAAAAGCAAGTGTGCTACCAAACGCTGTGGTTGCTTTAGAAAGAACATCTCATGCAGTGAACTATGCAAATGTGGCAACTCTGTTTGTAAGAATCAG AAGAATGTAGAGGAAAAGGAAGAAAATTTAGAGAACATTGAAGTAAGAAATGACCAAGTAGAAATTAAACAGATAAAGAACAAAAATTTGATTGCTCCTTACAAAGGTCTCTTTAGTCCAGACAATACTTCAACCCCTAGTCTAAAACACTATAAGCTTTCACCCTTGCAATTTTCCTCAAGAAAGTATAAGTTATTCAAAAATGACGAAGAAGAAGAGACGCCAGAACAAATTGAGGAAATAAGAGATGAGAAGAAATCAGCAAAACATAAAACTGAGCAGAAGAATTCAAAGAATTTTGTTACTGAAAAGAAAAACAGACAAAAGAATGAGGTGTCTAGTAATCACATAAGAAAGTTGAGATCTTACTCTaatgaagaaaaaagaaaaaagaaggaaatGGAAACAGAGAAAGAAACTTTAACAAGATGCAAATCCAGTGAAATAAAAGGTATAATCAATGATAAAATGAATTATGTAGAGAAGAACACAAATGATTATATCCAACATATAAAAGATGATATGTTATCTTTGAGATGTATTGACAGCAATAAAAATGTAAGCTgtgaatacgaaacacaagaaaaTG ATTACAAAGCAGTTTCCAAAACAGATGATAAAGAAGTGTTGCGGCAATTGTCAAAGTCGATtgatcaagaacaacagaacCATAGCAAAAGTGAAATACTTGAA GACAATTTTGACCCTATGAAACCCAAGTATGAATTACAAAGAACACCTACGAACACCGATTGCAAACATAATGTGGAATCCCACAGTATCTCTCCAGTACCATTTCCAGTGCTCGTTGTCAATCAAGACGAGGAACTTCCAATTCCCAAAG AGTTCAATCAAGCTGAGGTCAATTGGGAAGAGTACCAGGCTCAACTTGTCGCGTGCAATAAATGCAAGAGGAGGTTCCATCCGTGTCGAATTCAAAAGCATCAAGCTTGTTGTAAGAAAGTGTAA
- the LOC117227999 gene encoding uncharacterized protein LOC117227999 isoform X2, whose protein sequence is MSHTKTKSEKRNVATQTHDTMLEIARLEEQVKLLTIENGRLSKNSVGESSISVRGCQCKSKCATKRCGCFRKNISCSELCKCGNSVCKNQNVEEKEENLENIEVRNDQVEIKQIKNKNLIAPYKGLFSPDNTSTPSLKHYKLSPLQFSSRKYKLFKNDEEEETPEQIEEIRDEKKSAKHKTEQKNSKNFVTEKKNRQKNEVSSNHIRKLRSYSNEEKRKKKEMETEKETLTRCKSSEIKGIINDKMNYVEKNTNDYIQHIKDDMLSLRCIDSNKNVSCEYETQENDYKAVSKTDDKEVLRQLSKSIDQEQQNHSKSEILEDNFDPMKPKYELQRTPTNTDCKHNVESHSISPVPFPVLVVNQDEELPIPKEFNQAEVNWEEYQAQLVACNKCKRRFHPCRIQKHQACCKKV, encoded by the exons ATGTCACACACAAAAACCAAAAG TGAAAAGAGAAATGTAGCAACACAAACACACGATACAATGTTGGAGATAGCACGTCTTGAGGAACAAGTGAAGCTTCTCACCATTGAAAACGGTCGTCTGAGTAAGAATAGTGTTGGAGAATCATCAATTTCTGTGCGTGGATGTCAATGTAAAAGCAAGTGTGCTACCAAACGCTGTGGTTGCTTTAGAAAGAACATCTCATGCAGTGAACTATGCAAATGTGGCAACTCTGTTTGTAAGAATCAG AATGTAGAGGAAAAGGAAGAAAATTTAGAGAACATTGAAGTAAGAAATGACCAAGTAGAAATTAAACAGATAAAGAACAAAAATTTGATTGCTCCTTACAAAGGTCTCTTTAGTCCAGACAATACTTCAACCCCTAGTCTAAAACACTATAAGCTTTCACCCTTGCAATTTTCCTCAAGAAAGTATAAGTTATTCAAAAATGACGAAGAAGAAGAGACGCCAGAACAAATTGAGGAAATAAGAGATGAGAAGAAATCAGCAAAACATAAAACTGAGCAGAAGAATTCAAAGAATTTTGTTACTGAAAAGAAAAACAGACAAAAGAATGAGGTGTCTAGTAATCACATAAGAAAGTTGAGATCTTACTCTaatgaagaaaaaagaaaaaagaaggaaatGGAAACAGAGAAAGAAACTTTAACAAGATGCAAATCCAGTGAAATAAAAGGTATAATCAATGATAAAATGAATTATGTAGAGAAGAACACAAATGATTATATCCAACATATAAAAGATGATATGTTATCTTTGAGATGTATTGACAGCAATAAAAATGTAAGCTgtgaatacgaaacacaagaaaaTG ATTACAAAGCAGTTTCCAAAACAGATGATAAAGAAGTGTTGCGGCAATTGTCAAAGTCGATtgatcaagaacaacagaacCATAGCAAAAGTGAAATACTTGAA GACAATTTTGACCCTATGAAACCCAAGTATGAATTACAAAGAACACCTACGAACACCGATTGCAAACATAATGTGGAATCCCACAGTATCTCTCCAGTACCATTTCCAGTGCTCGTTGTCAATCAAGACGAGGAACTTCCAATTCCCAAAG AGTTCAATCAAGCTGAGGTCAATTGGGAAGAGTACCAGGCTCAACTTGTCGCGTGCAATAAATGCAAGAGGAGGTTCCATCCGTGTCGAATTCAAAAGCATCAAGCTTGTTGTAAGAAAGTGTAA
- the VhaSFD gene encoding V-type proton ATPase subunit VhaSFD isoform X2, giving the protein MVDRAHIKEMIPVLQDEKIDMLAATSILQQQAADIRNQRITWQSYFQSQMIAKEDYDFIVAFDTSDANVREIKLKESPHQAAKTFLNLLGHVSKDQTIQYILIMIDDMLQEDRSRVEIFKEHSNRKRESVWGPFLNLLNRQDGFIMNMTSRIIAKLACWSHDLMEKTDLQFYLTWLKDQLKLSNNEYIQSVARCLQMMLRIDEYRFAFVSVDGISTLLSVLTGRVNFQVQYQLIFCLWVLTFNPLLAEKMNKFNVIPILADILSDSVKEKVTRIILAVFRNLIEKVEDGQVAKEHCIAMVQCKVLKQLSILGQRKFDDEDITGDIEFLNDKLQASVQDLSSFDEYSTEVKSGRLEWSPVHKSGKFWRENASRLNEKNYELLRILIHLLEGSKDPLVLSVASFDIGEYVRHYPRGKHIIEQLGGKQRVMQLLGHEDPNVRYEALLAVQKLMVHNWEYLGKQLEKEQTGTSGPPGTKPGAQVPAKA; this is encoded by the exons ATGGTGGACCGTGCGCATATTAAAGAGATGATACCTGTTCTGCAGGATGAAAAAATTG ATATGTTAGCAGCTACAAGTATTCTTCAACAACAAGCTGCTGACATCAGAAATCAGAGAATCACTTGGCAGTCGTATTTCCA ATCTCAAATGATAGCAAAAGAAGATTATGATTTTATTGTTGCCTTCGATACAAGCGACGCTAATGTGAGGGAGATAAAACTGAAAGAAAGTCCACATCAAGCTGCTAAAACTTTTCTGAACTTACTTGGTCATGTTTCGAAAGATCAAACCATCCAATACATTCTTATAATGATTGATGATATGCTTCAG GAAGATCGCAGTCGTGTAGAAATTTTCAAAGAGCATTCAAATCGGAAACGAGAATCTGTATGGGGGCCTTTCCTAAACTTATTGAACAGACAGGATGGATTTATTATGAACATGACTTCTCGTATTATTGCAAAACTTGCTTGCTGGAGTCATGATTTGATGGAAAAAACAGATCTTCAGTTCTATTTGACATGGCTAAAAGATCAACTGAAACTAAGT AATAACGAATACATCCAATCTGTGGCAAGGTGCCTGCAAATGATGCTTCGTATAGATGAGTATCGTTTTGCATTTGTATCTGTAGATGGAATTTCTACATTACTTAGTGTTTTGACGGGCAGGGTAAACTTTCAAGTACAGTATCAACTCATATTTTGCCTGTGGGTACTTACTTTTAATCCATTACTTGCAGAGAAAATGAATAA ATTTAATGTTATACCTATTTTGGCTGACATACTAAGCGATTCCGTGAAAGAGAAAGTCACTCGTATTATTTTAGCAGTATTTAGG AATCTTATTGAGAAAGTAGAAGACGGACAAGTTGCCAAAGAACATTGTATCGCTATGGTACAGTGCAAAGTATTGAAACAACTGTCGATTCTGGGACAACGAAAATTCGATGACGAAGATATCACCGGTGACATTGAATTCTTGAATGATAAATTGCAAGCATCTGTACAGGATTTGAGTTCCTTCGACGAATATTCAACCGAAGTAAAATCTGGTCGCCTTGAATGGTCTCCTGTCCATAAATCTGGTAAATTCTGGCGGGAGAACGCTAGTCGGCTTAATGAGAAGAATTACGAATTGCTGCgtattttaattcatttgttaGAAGGCAGTAAAGATCCATTGGTTCTTAGCGTAGCCAGCTTTGATATTGGAGAATATGTAAGACACTATCCACGTGGCAAACA TATAATTGAACAACTGGGAGGAAAACAGCGAGTGATGCAACTTCTTGGTCATGAAGATCCTAATGTGAGATACGAAGCTCTTCTTGCAGTTCAGAAGCTCATGGTACACAATTG gGAATACTTAGGAAAACAATTAGAAAAAGAACAAACAGGTACGTCAGGTCCTCCAGGGACGAAACCTGGCGCACAAGTTCCAGCAAAAGCTTAG
- the VhaSFD gene encoding V-type proton ATPase subunit VhaSFD isoform X1: MVDRAHIKEMIPVLQDEKIDMLAATSILQQQAADIRNQRITWQSYFQSQMIAKEDYDFIVAFDTSDANVREIKLKESPHQAAKTFLNLLGHVSKDQTIQYILIMIDDMLQEDRSRVEIFKEHSNRKRESVWGPFLNLLNRQDGFIMNMTSRIIAKLACWSHDLMEKTDLQFYLTWLKDQLKLSLEALEDTDLHVGVKQPNSVDNEAYELHEQMNPNNEYIQSVARCLQMMLRIDEYRFAFVSVDGISTLLSVLTGRVNFQVQYQLIFCLWVLTFNPLLAEKMNKFNVIPILADILSDSVKEKVTRIILAVFRNLIEKVEDGQVAKEHCIAMVQCKVLKQLSILGQRKFDDEDITGDIEFLNDKLQASVQDLSSFDEYSTEVKSGRLEWSPVHKSGKFWRENASRLNEKNYELLRILIHLLEGSKDPLVLSVASFDIGEYVRHYPRGKHIIEQLGGKQRVMQLLGHEDPNVRYEALLAVQKLMVHNWEYLGKQLEKEQTGTSGPPGTKPGAQVPAKA, translated from the exons ATGGTGGACCGTGCGCATATTAAAGAGATGATACCTGTTCTGCAGGATGAAAAAATTG ATATGTTAGCAGCTACAAGTATTCTTCAACAACAAGCTGCTGACATCAGAAATCAGAGAATCACTTGGCAGTCGTATTTCCA ATCTCAAATGATAGCAAAAGAAGATTATGATTTTATTGTTGCCTTCGATACAAGCGACGCTAATGTGAGGGAGATAAAACTGAAAGAAAGTCCACATCAAGCTGCTAAAACTTTTCTGAACTTACTTGGTCATGTTTCGAAAGATCAAACCATCCAATACATTCTTATAATGATTGATGATATGCTTCAG GAAGATCGCAGTCGTGTAGAAATTTTCAAAGAGCATTCAAATCGGAAACGAGAATCTGTATGGGGGCCTTTCCTAAACTTATTGAACAGACAGGATGGATTTATTATGAACATGACTTCTCGTATTATTGCAAAACTTGCTTGCTGGAGTCATGATTTGATGGAAAAAACAGATCTTCAGTTCTATTTGACATGGCTAAAAGATCAACTGAAACTAAGT TTGGAGGCTCTTGAAGATACAGACTTGCATGTGGGAGTAAAACAACCCAATTCTGTGGACAATGAGGCAtatgaactacatgaacaaatgaatccg AATAACGAATACATCCAATCTGTGGCAAGGTGCCTGCAAATGATGCTTCGTATAGATGAGTATCGTTTTGCATTTGTATCTGTAGATGGAATTTCTACATTACTTAGTGTTTTGACGGGCAGGGTAAACTTTCAAGTACAGTATCAACTCATATTTTGCCTGTGGGTACTTACTTTTAATCCATTACTTGCAGAGAAAATGAATAA ATTTAATGTTATACCTATTTTGGCTGACATACTAAGCGATTCCGTGAAAGAGAAAGTCACTCGTATTATTTTAGCAGTATTTAGG AATCTTATTGAGAAAGTAGAAGACGGACAAGTTGCCAAAGAACATTGTATCGCTATGGTACAGTGCAAAGTATTGAAACAACTGTCGATTCTGGGACAACGAAAATTCGATGACGAAGATATCACCGGTGACATTGAATTCTTGAATGATAAATTGCAAGCATCTGTACAGGATTTGAGTTCCTTCGACGAATATTCAACCGAAGTAAAATCTGGTCGCCTTGAATGGTCTCCTGTCCATAAATCTGGTAAATTCTGGCGGGAGAACGCTAGTCGGCTTAATGAGAAGAATTACGAATTGCTGCgtattttaattcatttgttaGAAGGCAGTAAAGATCCATTGGTTCTTAGCGTAGCCAGCTTTGATATTGGAGAATATGTAAGACACTATCCACGTGGCAAACA TATAATTGAACAACTGGGAGGAAAACAGCGAGTGATGCAACTTCTTGGTCATGAAGATCCTAATGTGAGATACGAAGCTCTTCTTGCAGTTCAGAAGCTCATGGTACACAATTG gGAATACTTAGGAAAACAATTAGAAAAAGAACAAACAGGTACGTCAGGTCCTCCAGGGACGAAACCTGGCGCACAAGTTCCAGCAAAAGCTTAG
- the RpI135 gene encoding RNA polymerase I subunit Rpl135, protein MLIEPKLTNTSQNFGKPPEKQNALLQSLGTPHIDSFNYMLEDGLVEGVGDNPLVYIHLPNEDKVALWVDDVTIHQPTVPIGTIGVKNHKIYPTECRQRRCTYKGKITVKLGWSINGQIQEALERNLGEIPIMVKSNRCHLSKMSPKELISHGEHEQEWGGYFIIKGLERLIRMILMTRRNYPIAIRRPGWKARGIQFSDLGILLRSVRDDNTATTNTLHYVTDGSAKLMFTHRKVLYYVPLILMFKCLVDVSDMFIYNVLTADSDDDLYYKSCILNMLRETHKQGLHSHDQCKAYIGSMFRIKFFELPQDATHIDVCDFIIKHCIAIHLNDPLDKFYLLVFMTKKLFALANNKCAVEGADAVMMQECLLGGHLYLQVLKEKLYSWLAGLKMGILKRARSAGNRYILNLQEMLNIMKHTSSLESQMENFLATGNIKSSTGLGLMQSSGLAIIAENINRMRYMSHFRAVHRGSFFQEMRTTEARQLLPDAWGFICPVHTPDGAPCGLLNHLTMNCIITKHPDSKLKANIPLVLMDLGMVPLSIAANWKNSYIVMLDGKLIGVINDNIVARITDKLRLLKIKGQEVPPTMEIALVPKKNVPAQYPGLYLFTSPARMMRPVMNLIAKKTEYIGTFEQVYLDICVTPEETYEGLTSHQELSKTAFLSNLASLIPMPDCNQSPRNMYQCQMGKQTMGTPCHIWQLQSETKLYRLQTPATPLFRPVHYDKINLDDFPMGTNAIVAVISYTGYDMEDAMIINKAAHDRGFAHGTVYKTEFVDLKDQRSYFARNPDKPGLAEKLDTDGLPLPGVIISEGDIYYCYYDADLSTYITGNYHGKEDAHVDTVKLCGTLHSHIPRRACITFRISRNPCVGDKFASRAGQKGICSQKWPAEDLPFTETGLIPDIVFNPHGFPSRMTIAMMIEVMAGKSAAIHGLVHDATSFRFNENETAVEYFGKLLERGGYNYYGTERMYSGIDGREMTADIFFGIVHYQRLRHMVLDKWQVRSTGPVDVLTRQPIKGRRRGGGVRFGEMERDSLISHGCSFLLQDRLFHCSDKTTTLVCQKCGTLLGPIMETTLNASGFGGKLRCRLCGDDESIREVDIPYIFRYFVTQLTSCNINVKLSFAEK, encoded by the exons atgttaatagAACCGAAATTAACAAATACCTCGCAAAACTTTGGTAAACCGCCAGAGAAGCAAAACGCT TTGCTCCAGAGTTTAGGTACTCCGCACATAGATTCTTTTAATTACATGTTAGAAGATGGTCTCGTAGAAGGTGTTGGAGATAATCCTCTTGTTTATATTCACCTTCCAAACGAAGATAAAGTGGCTCTGTGGGTCGATGATGTTACTATCCATCAGCCTACTGTTCCCATTGGAACTATTGGAGTGAAGAATCATAAAATTTATCCTACAGAGTGTCGTCAAAGAAGATGTACTTACAAAGGAAAAATAACAGTTAAACTTGGTTGGTCAATTAATGGTCAAATTCAAGAAGCTCTTGAAAGAAATTTGGGAGAAATTCCAATTATGGTTAAA TCCAATAGATGTCATTTAAGTAAAATGAGTCCAAAAGAATTAATTAGTCATGGAGAGCATGAACAAGAATGGGGTGGATATTTCATAATTAAAGGATTAGAGAGACTCATAAGAATGATTTTAATGACAAGAAGAAATTATCCTATAGCTATTAGAAGACCTGGATGGAAAGCTCGTGGAATACAATTCAGTGATCTTGGTATACTTCTGAGGAGTGTACGTGATGATAATACTGCAACA ACCAATACATTGCACTATGTAACCGATGGATCTGCAAAGTTAATGTTCACACATAGAAAAGTTTTGTATTATGTTCCTCTAATCTTGATGTTCAAATGCCTAGTGGATGTTTCAGATATGTTTATTTATAACGTATTAACAGCTGATAGCGACGATGATCTGTATTATAAGAGCTGTATTTTAAATATGCTCAGAGAAACGCATAAACAAGGCCTACATAGCCATGATCAGTGTAAGGCTTATATAGGAAGTATGTTTAGAATAAAGTTCTTTGAATTGCCACAAGATGCTACTCATATAGATGTTTGTGATTTTATTATTAA ACATTGTATAGCAATTCATCTTAATGATCCCCtagataaattttatttacttgttTTTATGACGAAAAAGCTATTTGCTCTTGCAAATAATAAGTGTGCTGTTGAGGGAGCTGATGCTGTGATGATGCAAGAATGTTTACTCGGTGGACACTTGTATCTACAAGTATTGAAAGAAAAACTATATAGTTGGCTAGCAGGTCTTAAAATGGGTATTTTAAAGCGTGCAAGAAGCGCGGGGAATAGGTACATATTAAACCTAC AGGAAATGTTAAATATAATGAAACATACAAGTTCGCTTGAATCGCAAATGGAAAATTTCTTAGCGACTGGAAATATAAAATCATCTACAGGTTTAGGACTCATGCAAAGTAGTGGCCTCGCAATTATCGCTGAAAATATTAACAGAATGCGTTATATGAGTCATTTTCGTGCAGTCCACAGGGGTTCTTTTTTCCAAGAAATGAGGACGACCGAAGCTAGACAATTATTACCAGATGCGTGGG GCTTTATTTGTCCTGTCCACACACCCGATGGTGCGCCTTGTGGACTTCTGAATCACTTAACAATGAATTGTATCATTACAAAACATCCAGATTCAAAGTTAAAAGCCAATATTCCATTAGTGTTAATGGATCTTGGAATGGTTCCTTTATCTATTGCTGCCAATTGGAAGAACTCGTATATTGTAATGTTGGACGGGAAATTGATTGGAGTAATAAATGACAATATAGTTGCCAGAATAACAGATAAACTTAGATTGCTTAAAATAAAAGGGCAAgaa GTACCACCTACAATGGAGATAGCTCTGGTACCAAAAAAAAATGTACCAGCTCAGTACCCaggattatatttatttacaagtCCTGCTCGTATGATGAGACCAGTGATGAATTTGATTGCTAAAAAGACAGAGTACATAGGAACATTCGAACAAGTATATTTAGATATCTGCGTCACACCTGAAGAAACTTATGAAGGA ttaacgTCACATCAAGAATTGTCGAAGACAGCATTCCTAAGCAATTTAGCAAGCCTTATTCCAATGCCAGATTGTAATCAGAGTCCAAGAAATATGTACCAATGTCAA ATGGGTAAACAAACAATGGGTACTCCGTGTCATATATGGCAATTacaatctgaaactaaattatatAGACTTCAAACACCTGCAACACCACTTTTCCGACCTGTTCACTACGATAAAATTAATCTTGATGATTTTCCTATGGGTACTAATGCAATAGTAGCTGTTATTTCATACACA GGATATGATATGGAAGATGCAATGATTATTAATAAAGCTGCCCATGATAGAGGGTTTGCACATGGAACAGTTTATAAAACCGAGTTTGTCGATTTAAAAGATCAAAGaagttattttgcacgaaatcCAGATAAACCCGGACTTGCAGAAAAATTAGATACCGATGGTCTTCCTCTACCAGGTGTTATTATTTCTGAAGGTGATATTTATTATTG TTACTACGATGCAGATCTATCAACTTATATTACTGGTAATTATCATGGAAAAGAAGATGCTCATGTTGATACTGTCAAACTATGTGGTACATTACATAGTCACATTCCACGCAGAGCTTGCATTACTTTTCGTATTTCA CGTAATCCATGCGTTGGAGATAAATTCGCCTCTAGGGCAGGTCAAAAAGGAATTTGTTCTCAAAAATGGCCAGCAGAGGATCTACCTTTTACAGAAACTGGTTTGATTCCTGATATTGTATTCAATCCCCATGGTTTTCCAAGTCGTATGACAATAG CTATGATGATCGAAGTAATGGCGGGAAAATCAGCAGCCATACATGGACTAGTACACGATGCAACGTCTTTTCGATTTAATGAGAATGAAACAGCTGTTGAATATTTTGGAAAATTGTTGGAACGTGGAGGATACAATTATTACGGAACTGAAAGAATGTATTCAGGTATAGATGGAAGAGAAATGACTGCTGATATCTTTTTTGGAATTGTGCATTATCAAAGATTAAGGCATATGGTTTTGGACAAGTGGCAA gTTAGAAGTACTGGTCCAGTAGACGTCTTAACAAGACAGCCAATAAAAGGTAGACGAAGAGGTGGTGGTGTCCGATTTGGAGAAATGGAACGAGATTCGTTAATATCTCATGGATGTTCATTTTTACTTCAAGACCGTCTTTTTCACTGTTCAGATAAGACTACG ACTTTAGTTTGCCAAAAGTGTGGGACATTGCTGGGTCCAATAATGGAAACTACTTTAAACGCGTcaggatttggaggtaaactaAGATGTCGCCTTTGCGGCGACGATGAATCTATAAGAGAAGTAGATATACCATACATCTTTCGATATTTTGTAACTCAATTAACATCCTGTAATATTAATGTAAAACTGTCATttgcagaaaaatga